A region of the Oenanthe melanoleuca isolate GR-GAL-2019-014 chromosome 14, OMel1.0, whole genome shotgun sequence genome:
TGTgtaattttccttcctgttcttcCCTTCAGTGATCCCAGTGTGgtcacagcaggaaaatgggaatttccagctgcagcttctcccagaATTCTCCTATAAATAACCCAAGATTTGCTGCAACTCAAGATTACAAAGAGACTTGAATATcagtatttaaaacatttttttagcTAGAACTGGAGTTCTCCTTTGTTATTTTACCCAAGCTCTGGACTTTtcctttggtgtttttttttttttttttttttttttttttttttttttttcccttaattttatCCAAGCActgaagttttcattttttgttttatccaAGCTCTggagttttccttttttgttttattcaagCACTGGAGTTTTCGTTTTTTATTTTACCCAAGTACTGGagttttccttttgtattttatcCAAGCACTGgagtttttctttgttattttatcCAAGCACAGGagttttcctttggttttttaaatattttttaaaatttctttttattttctccaagtCTGACCCActgctgtttaatttttaaagagcttAGCTGAGCTCTGCCCGCAGTGGGATGTTGGGGATTGCAGGGATGCTTCCAACACCTAAATCCCAACAATTCCAacagcatctccagctcctcctgccccatgctcatgtcctggagctcctgcagctcccccagctctgtctgcaTCCCTGATTTTCCCTGGTGCATCTCCACCCAGCCACGTGAGACACCTACTCCCCATCTGCCCATTCCCAAAGCAGCTCGGCACATTTGTGATTCCTCCCGGggctcctcctctcccccaggTTTTCTCACCCCAGGAGAAAGCCCAGCCACCCATGGAGGTGGATTTCTCCTGGAGACAAGGAGTTTTTCCAGCGCTGTGGGCTGGGTGTTTGTCATTCCACACCCAAACCCCCGGATTATTGTGGGAATCTGATCGTCAGGTGATGGGAGCAAAAACTGCTGGGTGTTCCTTCCACCCTCACCAGGATTTGGTGCTTTAAATctccatttttttaatataaatctccatttttttccaagtttctCCACCTGATAAACACCTACTTTGAAGCCCACTCTGACAAAAATATGGGGAAATATTCCTGGGAATCAAGCACGGCATAGGAAAGGGGTGTTGGAAATTCTCCACCTTTTTCAGAATGGCTGCTAAAATTTATTCCAGCTTCAAATCTGCtcagctgtcctggagctgcccaCTGCAGCTTggatttcctgcaggaaaaagggattttggggataaaaAACAGCTCAGAGtgagaggagaggctgcagaaacacaaaaaatagtcttgagagatggaaaaaaggagtttattctttcccttctctgtgcACACACCCTGACCTGGTGGGGAAGATCTCATGATGATTTCTCTCTTGGagctcagggatttttttttctaagggTTTTTCCATTGTTATGGAAAGTTTTATTTCCACCCCTGATCTCAGCTCCAATCCCAACACCTTCCatatcccaggttgctccaactCAGTCTTGGacactgctctgggaattccatttcagagcctccccaccctcacagggaaaaatccatcccagttacagccagccctggatcctgtgaaaatgaaacagaacctgggatctgctgggatgaGCACTGGGATTCTCCCATTGTGCAGTTCCTTTCTTGGGAATTGATCTCATCCCACTCCCTGGTGAATAATTCAATCAATAATCCCaaatagaagagaaaatggATGGGATTGTAAAAGAGATTGTAACTCTTCCTGACTCtctttttcttgaatttttgaattttgaattttcctaCTAAGAACAAGATACCCGTGAAGTTTAATCTCtcttaagaggaaaaaaacatggagtgaaaaaaacccaaaaacaaccATTTCAAATGTTGcaatttttaatattcaaattttgaattttcaagtttttgaattttaaattttccttctaGGAACAAGATGTTTGTGAAGTTTGATCTCTTTTAAGAGGAGAAAAAccatgcagagagaaaaaaaccccaaccatttcaaattttgaaattatgaatttttgaattttgaattgTCCTAGGAACAATATGCCCATGCAGTTTCATCTCTCTTAAGAGGAAAACCAcgtggagagaaaaaaaaacaaaaacaagtatttcaaattttgaaattttgagtttttgaattttgaattttccttCTAGGAATAAGATGCTCATGCAGTTTGATCTCCCTTAAGACGGGAAaaccacagagagaaaaaaaaaacctggccatttcaaattttgaaattttgaattCTCGAATTTTGAATTGTCCTTTTAGGAACAAGATGTCCGTGCAGTTTGATCTCTCTTAAATGGAAAAAAccatggagagaaaaagaaccaaaaacaagtgtttcaaattttgaaattttgagtttttgaattctgaaattttgaatttccgaattttgaattttccttCTAGGAACAAGATACCCATGAAGTTTGATCTCTcttaagtggaaaaaaaacacagagagaaaaagaaactaaaacaaGAGTTTCAAATTTTGAAATGTTGAGTTTTCGAATtctgaaattttgaattttccttCTAGGAACAAGATGCCCGTGCAGTTTGATCTCTCTTAAGAGGGGAAaaccacagagagaaaaaaaaacctggccatttcaaattttgaaattttgaattCTCGAATTTTGAATTGTCCTTCTAGGAAAAAGATGCCCATGAAGTTTGATCTctcttaaatggaaaaaaacatggagagaaaaagaaccaaaaacaagtgtttaaaattttgaaattttgagtTTTTGAATTCTCCTTCTAGGAACAAGATGCCCATGAAGTTTGATCTctcttaaatggaaaaaaacacagggagaaaaagaaacaaaaacaagcatttcaaattttgaaattttgaattCTCGAATTTGAGTTGTCCTTCTAGGAACAAGATACTCGTGAAGTTTGATCTCTCTTAAGAGGGGAAAACCTCGGAgagaaaaataaccaaaaacaACCATTTCAAATTTTGAAGTTTTGAATTTTCGAATtctgaaattttgaatttccgaattttgaattttccttCTAGGAACAAGATGCCCGTGCAGTTTGATCTCtcttaagaagaaaaaaccccggagagagaaggagaagacCATGGATCCTTTGTACTTTCCCAGCGCGGGATGGGCCCCGGGCGAGGGGAACTCCTCGCTGCTGCCCAACGCGTCGGGGAACGGGACGCGCGCGGGGCCGGCGCCGTTCCCGTACATCCACAAGGTGCTGATCCCCGTCTGCTACCTGCTGGTGTGCGCCGTGGGGCTGAGCGGCAACGCCCTGGTCATCTACGTGGTGCTGCGCCACGCCAAGATGAAAACCGTCACCAACATCTACATCCTCAACCTGGCCGTGGCCGACGTGCTCTTCATGCTGGGGCTGCCCTTCCTGGCCACCCAAAACGCCATCTCCTACTGGCCCTTCGGCTCCTTCCTGTGCCGCCTGGTGATGACCGTGGACGGCATCAACCAGTTCACCAGCATCTTCTGCCTGACGGTGATGAGCATGGACCGCTACCTGGCCGTGGTGCACCCCATCAAATCCACCAAGTGGAGGCGGCCCAGGGTGGCCAAGCTCATCAGCGCCACGGTCTGGACCTTCTCCTTCTTGGTGGTGCTGCCCGTCATCATCTTCTCGGACGTGCAGGAGGATTTCCAGACGTGCAACATGAACTGGCCGGAGCCGGTCAACGTCTGGTCGGCGGCGTTCATCATCTACACCTCGGTGCTGGGCTTCTTCGGCCCCTTGCTGGTCATCTGCCTGTGCTACCTGCTCATCGTGGTCAAGGTCAAGTCGTCGGGGATCCGCGTGGGCTCCACGCGGCGCCGCCGCTCGGAGCGCAAGGTCACCAGGATGGTGGTGATCATCGTGGTGGTGTTcgtgctctgctggctgcccttCTACACCATGAACATCGTCAACCTGATCCTCATCCTGCCCGCCGACCCCGTGCTGGAGGGGCTCTACTTCTTCATGGTGGTGCTGTCCTACGCCAACAGCTGCGCCAACCCCATCCTCTACGGCTTCCTCTCCGACAACTTCAAGCAGAGCTTCCAGAAGGTTCTCTGCCTCCGGAAGGGCGATGCAGCCGAGGATGGAGACCCCgtggagcacaggcaggagaacAGCAGCCGCCTGCAGGAGTCCATGCTGACCCAGAGGAACGTGGAGTTCAACGGGCACATGCAGACCAGCAAGGTCTGAGGGCACggcctggcactgcagagtgcCCTGGAGGACTTGGGGACATCAAtgagggcacagcctggcactgcagggtgcCCTGGAGCACTTGGGGACATCAATGAGAGGAtggcctggcactgcagggtgcCCTGGAGGACTTGGGGACATCAAtgagggcacagcctggcactgcagggtgcCCTGGAGCACTTGGGGACATCAATGAGAGGAtggcctggcactgcagagtgcCCTGGAGCACTTGGGGACATCAATGAGAGGAtggcctggcactgcagagtgcCCTGGAGAACTTGGGGACATCAATGAGAGGAtggcctggcactgcagagtgcCCTGGAGGACTTGGGGACATCAATGAGAGGAtggcctggcactgcagagtgcCCTGGAGCACTTGGGGACATCAATGAGAGGAtggcctggcactgcagagtgcCCTGGAGAACTTGGGGACATCAATGAGAGGATGGCCTGGCAATGCAGAGTGCCCTGGAGGACTTGGGGACATCAAtgagggcacagcctggcactgcagagtgccctggaggatttggggacatcACTGAGAGGAtggcctggcactgcagagtgccctggaggatttggggacatcAATGAGAactcaaaatgaaaatgtggagCTCCAGAAGCTCCAGATGTACCCAGAGGGctcttccctgttttcccagctggaagtgcCAAGCTGCCATGGTGTCCTGCTGGATCTGACACTTGGGACCACTTTGGGTCCTCCAGGGAATGATTTCCAGGCTTTGTTTCCCTCTAGCCATGCAAACAGACACTAAGCCAGCTCTAATTCCCTTGTTAAGCTGGGTTTAAGGCTGCTTTGCAGTGCTAGgatcagctctgagcagcaaacagctcagctgggatttttgggaattcttcAAGGggatttctgaaaggaaaatgagatttcttcAGAGTTTCATGCAAAAAaggtgccagcactgctctgacATGGGTTCTGatgtgctgggtgctgcctttgctttgcttccctGTCATTAACCCAAGCCAGGGAGCCAGAACTGTCAGGAACCCTTCAAACACAGCCAGAAAGGATGAAAAACCAGAATTAGGGGAACATTTTGGAAAGGCATCAATGTGCCTGTGACATTTCCACCTTCCCCCCCTATGAAACGTGCTGTAACCCCCTTATTGTGATGTCAGTGCTGATggctggggggtcctggggagaTTTTGTGTCCATTCCCTGGTTCTGAGTGTAAATCTGGActcaaaactgcattttctgaaattaaaccTGGCTCAATCCCCTCTGAGTGTAAATGTGAACTCAAAAgttcattttcagaaattaaactCAGCTCAATCCCCTCTGAGTGTAAGTCTGGatttaaaactgcatttccagACCCGGCTCAATCCCTTCTGAGTGTAAATCTGGGCtcaaaactgcatttccagAAATTAAACCCAGCTCAATCCCCTCCTGACTCGTGCAGTTGGCAAAAGGGTGGGAAATGACAGAAAAGCTCAAGGCTGGGGCAGGAAAACCTgccttggaaagaaaaaggattttcatCCATTCAGATTTCTGGGAAGGAGTTAAAGCTTGGCTTGGGCAGAGCAAAGAACATTGGAATGAACCAAAGGAATGAACCAAGGGAAGATCATCCAGGTGGATAAACCTGAGCCTTGTTTTCCACACTCCCCAAACCAATCCCACCTTTTTTCCCACTCCCCCAGGTCAGGATTGGGATCTCAAttcccagaaaacagaaattccaGCCAGCCCATCCAATATTCCCATTGATAATGCTGCAACCCATCTTATTTAAGGAGCAAATTTAGAAAAACTCTCAATGCTCCAGTTCCCAGgaaaattccagcagctccctggggaatTGATgctttggaggattttttttttactttttttcttggcccaaagaattttttattttctgggagCATCTCCTGCAGATCATCTCTCCCAGTTCCACTCATCTTTGCTCCACAGGATTCCCTCCCCATCCTCAAAAAATCTTCCCTCAGACCCTCTCTGTGCCCTTGGAAGCTCTGCTGGTTTTTCCCTGAATCCCAAATGCCACTCCTGGGTTTTTCCTGGCAGTGGAATTTTGAGGAGCCAGTTGAGCTGCCACACATTCCATCAAAACATGTCATCCTTCCACAAAGAATGACAAATTCCCGGGAAAATCTGtcctcccagccagcccctcccaggAAGCTCCAGACAGCATCGAcactccccaaatccctttttttttttttttttttcacacattcCAACCCCAATCCCTCAGCCCCAGGCATTGAGTGACATTTTTAATACCTCGACAGACAATCCTTCCAAATTCCAGCTtattcagcttttcctttgatTCATCCAAGGATTCCAAATgttggctctgtgctgctgaaataaaaaaccacCCACAGGAAGAGAATTGAAAATTTGCCCCGTGCCCACCTGAGCTCCAGGAGGTGGAAAAATCACttggataaaataaaaactcaatgaaataataaataataaaacaaactGGAATTCCTGGTTAAGGCTCCAGCAATGAATATTCAATGAGATCCATGGAATAAAGGGAATTTCAGCTGCTGGATACTGAAGGATGTGAAGGATGTGTGGAAAAATCCACCAAGAAACCTTTGGGATAGAGGAGCAGCTTCCTTCAGGGATTCACTCTTTATTCCATGAAAAATGGGTTTAATTGAGGGGGAAATCATGGATTTTGGTTTGGACAAGAGGAATCAGGAGACAGCAATTCCAAAGGGCAGATTCCAGGTGAGGGATTGGGATTTATGGGCttctctgggcactgggacacaaAGTCCTGGCTCAGCCTTGATCCATCAGGAGCATCCTCAAAACCAGCAAATCCCAGTTTCCTGtgcctttcccttctccttggAACCTCAGCTGAGGCAGGagagatattttatatttgttttatatttattttatatttattttatatttatttttattttattttattttatatttttaattttaatttaatttaattatattttattttatattccatattttatatttttggggttttttggggttttttttgttttgttttggttttttttttttgtttgttttgttttgttttgggtttttttcttttttcttttttcttttttcttttttcttttttcttttttcttttttcttttttcttttttcttttttcttttttttcttttttcttcttttcttgttcgttttattttatttatattttatttcatttcattttatattttatccaTCTCCAGCCCCTGGCTCACCTGGAATGCCTCAGCTGCTCACCTCACCCCACCCTGGT
Encoded here:
- the SSTR5 gene encoding somatostatin receptor type 5 yields the protein MDPLYFPSAGWAPGEGNSSLLPNASGNGTRAGPAPFPYIHKVLIPVCYLLVCAVGLSGNALVIYVVLRHAKMKTVTNIYILNLAVADVLFMLGLPFLATQNAISYWPFGSFLCRLVMTVDGINQFTSIFCLTVMSMDRYLAVVHPIKSTKWRRPRVAKLISATVWTFSFLVVLPVIIFSDVQEDFQTCNMNWPEPVNVWSAAFIIYTSVLGFFGPLLVICLCYLLIVVKVKSSGIRVGSTRRRRSERKVTRMVVIIVVVFVLCWLPFYTMNIVNLILILPADPVLEGLYFFMVVLSYANSCANPILYGFLSDNFKQSFQKVLCLRKGDAAEDGDPVEHRQENSSRLQESMLTQRNVEFNGHMQTSKV